The Parus major isolate Abel chromosome 24, Parus_major1.1, whole genome shotgun sequence genome contains a region encoding:
- the SIDT2 gene encoding SID1 transmembrane family member 2 isoform X5, protein MATAPSGTVPPAAPRASQTAWAQQKFPTVMWEQFKRRTPSAPTRPLSIAMGERSLENVASRPRLDSLSSVEEDDYDTLADIDYDKNVIRTKQYLCVADLARKDKRVLRKKYQIYFWNIATIAVFYALPVIQLVITYQTVVNVTGNQDICYYNFLCAHPLGNLSAFNNILSNLGYVLLGLLFLLIILQREINYNRALLRNDTHALECGIPKHFGLFYAMGTALMMEGLLSACYHVCPNYTNFQFDTSFMYMIAGLCMLKLYQKRHPDINASAYSAYACLALVIFFSVVGVVFGKGNTVFWIVFSVIHIVATLLLSTQLYYMGRWKLDSGILRRILHVLYTDCVRQCSGPMYVDRMVLLVMGNIINWSLAAYGLIVRPNDFASYLLAIGICNLLLYFAFYIIMKLRSGERIKLIPLLCIISTSVVWGFALFFFFQGLSTWQKTPAESREHNRDCILLDFFDDHDIWHFLSSIAMFGSFLVLLTLDDDLDCVQRDKIYVF, encoded by the exons ATGGCTACGGCTCCTTCG GGAACGgttcctccagcagcaccgAGGGCATCACAGAcagcctgggctcagcagaAGTTTCCTACAGTTATGTGG GAGCAGTTCAAGCGGCGCACGCCCTCCGCCCCGACGAGGCCGCTGAGCATTGCCATGG GGGAGCGGTCACTGGAGAACGTGGCCAGCCGGCCGCGCCTGGACTCGCTCAGCTCTGTCGAGGAGGATGACTACGACACGCTGGCCGACATCGACTACGACAAGAATGTCATCCGCACCAAG CAATACCTGTGCGTGGCCGACCTGGCGCGCAAGGACAAGCGGGTGCTGCGGAAGAAGTACCAGATTTATTTCTG GAACATCGCCACCATCGCTGTCTTCTACGCCCTCCCCGTCATCCAGCTCGTCATCACCTACCAGACG GTGGTGAACGTCACTGGCAACCAGGACATCTGCTACTACAACTTCTTGTGCGCCCACCCCCTGGGGAACCTCAG CGCCTTCAACAACATCCTCAGCAACCTGGGCTACGTCCTGCTGGGTCTGCTCTTCCTGCTGATCATCCTGCAGCGCGAGATCAACTACAACCGCGCGCTCCTGCGCAACGACACCCACGCCCTG GAGTGTGGCATCCCCAAGCACTTTGGGCTCTTCTACGCCATGGGCACCGCCCTCATGATGGAGGGGCTGCTCAGCGCCTGCTACCACGTCTGCCCCAACTACACCAACTTCCAGTTTG ACACCTCCTTCATGTACATGATCGCGGGGCTCTGCATGCTCAAGCTCTACCAGAAGCGTCACCCGGACATCAACGCCAGCGCCTACAGCGCCTACGCCTGCCTGGCCCTCGTCATCTTCTTCTCCGTGGTGGGCGTG GTGTTTGGGAAGGGGAACACGGTTTTCTGGATCGTCTTCTCCGTCATCCACATCGTGGCCACGCTGCTGCTGAGCACCCAGCTGTACTACATGGGGCGCTGGAAGCTGG aCTCGGGCATCCTGCGCAGGATCCTGCACGTGCTGTACACGGACTGCGTCCGGCAGTGCAGCGGGCCCATGTATGTG GACCGAATGGTGCTGCTGGTCATGGGGAACATCATCAACTGGTCGCT CGCTGCCTACGGCCTCATTGTCCGCCCCAATGATTTTGCTTCCTACCTGCTGGCCATCGGCATCTGCAACCTCCTCCTCTACTTCGCCTTCTACATTATCATGAAG CTCCGCAGTGGCGAGCGCATCAAGCTCATCCCGCTGCTCTGCATCATCAGCACCTCCGTGGTCTGGGGCTTTgccctcttcttcttcttccaggGGCTCAGCACCTGGCAG AAAACGCCAGCTGAATCCCGGGAGCACAACCGTGACTGCATCCTGCTCGACTTCTTCGACGACCACGACATCTggcatttcctctcctccatcGCCATGTTCGGCTCCTTCCTG GTGCTGCTGACGCTGGATGATGACCTGGACTGTGTCCAGCGGGACAAGATCTACGTCTTCTAG
- the TAGLN gene encoding transgelin, which produces MANKGPAYGMSRDVQSKIEKKYDDELEDRLVEWIVAQCGAAVGRPERGRLGFQVWLKNGIVLSRLVNSLYPDGSKPVKIPDAPPTMVFKQMEQIAQFLKAAEDYGVVKTDIFQTVDLFEAKDMAAVQRTLMALGSLAVTKNDGNYHGDPNWFMKKAQEHKREFTESQLKEGKNIIGLQMGSNKGASQAGMSYGRPRQIIS; this is translated from the exons ATGGCAAACAAGGGGCCAGCCTATGGCATGAGCAGGGATGTGCAGTCCAAGATCGAGAAGAAGTACGATGATGAGCTGGAGGACCGGCTGGTGGAATGGATCGTGGCGCAGTGCGGGGCCGCCGTGGGACGTCCCGAGCGGGGCCGCCTGGGCTTCCAGGTCTGGCTGAAGAACGGCATC GTGCTCAGCAGGCTGGTGAACAGCCTCTACCCCGATGGCTCCAAGCCCGTCAAGATCCCCGACGCGCCGCCCACCATGGTGTTCAAGCAGATGGAGCAGATTGCCCAGTTCCTGAAGGCGGCTGAGGACTACGGTGTGGTCAAGACAGACATATTCCAGACCGTGGACCTGTTTGAAG CCAAGGACATGGCAGCGGTGCAGAGGACGCTGAtggccctggggagcctggcagTCACCAAGAACGACGGGAACTACCACGGGGATCCCAACTGGTTCATGAA GAAAGCGCAGGAGCACAAACGGGAGTTCACCGAGAGCCAGCTGAAGGAGGGCAAGAACATCATCGGGCTACAGATGGGCAGCAACAAGGGAGCGTCACAGGCGGGGATGAGCTACGGCCGGCCCCGGCAGATCATCAGCTAG